Proteins encoded by one window of Flavobacterium sp. N502540:
- a CDS encoding head GIN domain-containing protein: MKTSVKLFVCSAFLFSFIANAQWSNKKIKGNGNVVSETRTTSDYDGIKISGFFDVDLVAGKEGKITVKGEQNLLTAIKVEVENNVLKIYTEKGVNLSPSLGKKIEVTVPFESISGLTLSGSGDVQSKNTIKSDKFLAKLSGSGNFNLALDSNDLELTLSGSGDVNLKGNAANFSTILSGSGDIDATNLKTKNTEVTISGSGDVRVNCTESISAKVSGSGDVRYSGNPEKRSVKVSGSGSISKA, translated from the coding sequence ATGAAAACATCCGTTAAATTATTCGTTTGCAGTGCATTTTTATTTAGTTTTATTGCAAATGCTCAATGGTCTAATAAAAAGATAAAAGGAAATGGCAACGTCGTTTCTGAAACCAGAACTACTTCTGATTATGATGGTATAAAAATTTCCGGTTTTTTTGATGTGGATTTAGTAGCAGGGAAAGAAGGAAAAATTACAGTAAAAGGAGAACAAAATTTACTGACTGCCATTAAAGTGGAAGTAGAAAACAATGTTTTAAAAATTTATACAGAAAAAGGAGTCAATCTCTCCCCAAGTCTTGGCAAAAAGATTGAAGTAACGGTTCCTTTTGAATCCATATCCGGATTGACTTTATCCGGTTCCGGGGACGTTCAATCAAAAAACACGATCAAAAGCGACAAATTTCTGGCAAAACTATCCGGTTCAGGAAACTTTAATCTGGCTTTAGACTCCAACGATCTTGAATTAACTTTAAGCGGATCAGGAGATGTAAATTTAAAAGGAAATGCTGCTAATTTTTCTACCATATTATCAGGTTCCGGAGATATCGATGCTACAAATCTTAAAACAAAAAACACCGAAGTAACCATTTCAGGATCAGGAGATGTTCGCGTAAACTGTACTGAAAGTATAAGCGCAAAAGTTTCAGGATCCGGTGATGTCAGATACAGCGGAAATCCAGAGAAACGAAGTGTAAAAGTTTCAGGATCAGGAAGTATTTCAAAAGCTTAA
- a CDS encoding serine hydrolase: protein MKRTFLVLLLITSCTLSFSQETTISEKIKSLDSLKNGTAEIMSKYNLKGLSVAVFENYKVIWTNQWGVKAADTGEKIDLNTAFSTASISKPLVAIVCAILEEKGLINLNAPISQYLKSWQLPKSDFTTKTPVTWKHLLSHTAGTSQGGFEDYYQGDSIPTIVESLQGKLLPRSKKPIEFLFKPGTDWQYSGGGYVIIQCALEDHFKKPLAQIVKEQLLDPLHLQNSTMIQPNENGFLTNIAKVHNSNGKIIRTGIPITPQVAPSGLWSTPTDLALIAIELQKALAGKGKVISKAVTEKVTNIVTMKGPRGWSYGWQRSLGYGNLDWFSHDGSNTGTGGDLLATMKNGNGIAVLANGDKPNRLPVMTYIEKEVITKLNWSKPIKGGAVKIPSELKNAIKGYYTEILYGYDRMGTTKIAEEHNSLYLYSPFLKENFDTEKTKMYYLGNNTFKIDNYPNEIHFNLLNHKLQAITITRAASTTRFLHLSPEQIRTPQTQLIEIFSENTFETALNQFKKLKLKYPDYNFEDDLNNFGYNLFNKKLTDLSVQIFALNCSEYPTSSNAFDSLGEIYEAIGQLGPAKENYLKSLELNPKNENAAQMLVKINAQLKSK from the coding sequence ATGAAACGAACTTTTTTAGTTTTACTTCTGATTACCTCCTGCACTTTATCATTTTCTCAGGAAACAACTATTTCTGAAAAAATAAAATCTCTGGACAGCTTAAAAAATGGCACTGCAGAAATAATGTCAAAATACAACCTTAAAGGATTGAGTGTTGCTGTTTTTGAAAATTACAAAGTAATCTGGACGAATCAATGGGGTGTAAAAGCGGCAGATACAGGAGAAAAAATTGATTTGAACACTGCTTTTTCTACTGCCTCCATCTCAAAGCCTCTTGTCGCTATTGTTTGTGCAATTTTAGAGGAAAAAGGACTAATCAACCTTAATGCCCCTATCTCTCAATATCTAAAATCATGGCAATTACCTAAAAGCGACTTTACCACAAAAACACCCGTTACCTGGAAACACCTTTTATCCCATACAGCCGGAACAAGTCAGGGCGGTTTCGAAGATTATTATCAGGGAGATTCCATTCCCACAATTGTAGAAAGTCTGCAGGGCAAATTATTACCCCGATCTAAAAAGCCAATCGAATTTCTTTTCAAACCTGGGACTGACTGGCAATATAGCGGTGGCGGTTATGTAATTATTCAATGTGCTCTGGAAGATCATTTCAAAAAACCATTGGCACAAATTGTCAAAGAGCAACTTCTTGATCCTTTGCATTTGCAGAATTCAACTATGATTCAGCCCAATGAAAATGGTTTTCTGACTAATATTGCTAAAGTACACAACAGTAATGGTAAAATAATCCGAACGGGAATTCCTATCACGCCACAAGTTGCACCTTCGGGATTGTGGTCTACTCCTACTGATCTGGCCTTAATTGCGATTGAATTACAAAAAGCACTTGCGGGTAAAGGAAAGGTGATTTCTAAAGCCGTGACTGAAAAGGTTACAAACATAGTTACAATGAAAGGTCCACGAGGATGGAGTTACGGATGGCAGCGAAGTCTTGGATACGGAAATCTGGACTGGTTCTCGCATGATGGCTCTAATACCGGAACCGGTGGTGATTTGCTTGCTACCATGAAAAATGGTAACGGAATTGCCGTTTTAGCCAACGGTGACAAACCTAACAGACTTCCCGTAATGACGTACATCGAAAAAGAAGTCATCACAAAACTAAACTGGTCTAAACCAATTAAGGGAGGTGCTGTTAAAATTCCATCAGAATTAAAAAATGCTATAAAAGGATATTATACTGAGATTCTGTACGGATATGACCGAATGGGAACAACTAAAATAGCTGAAGAGCATAACAGTCTTTATCTTTACTCCCCCTTTTTAAAAGAGAATTTTGATACCGAAAAAACTAAGATGTATTACTTAGGAAACAATACTTTCAAAATCGATAATTATCCGAACGAAATTCATTTTAACTTACTCAACCATAAATTACAAGCCATAACGATCACCCGTGCAGCAAGTACCACGCGATTTTTACATCTGAGTCCGGAACAAATCAGAACGCCACAGACTCAGTTAATCGAAATATTCAGTGAGAATACCTTTGAAACTGCTCTCAATCAATTTAAAAAATTAAAATTAAAATATCCTGACTATAATTTTGAAGACGATCTAAACAATTTTGGTTATAATTTGTTTAATAAGAAACTAACTGATCTTTCGGTTCAGATTTTTGCTCTTAATTGTTCAGAATATCCGACTTCTTCGAATGCTTTTGACAGTTTAGGTGAAATTTATGAAGCTATTGGACAATTAGGTCCTGCCAAAGAGAATTATTTAAAATCGTTGGAGTTAAATCCTAAAAATGAAAATGCTGCGCAAATGCTTGTAAAAATCAATGCGCAGCTTAAATCTAAATAA
- a CDS encoding MFS transporter, giving the protein MKNLQKGDKKLLNAWAFYDWANSVYTLTIASAVFPIFYEALFTDRDHYIDVFGMHLKNSALISFITAAAFLVVSFISPLLSGIADYVGNKKAFMKFFCYMGALSCMGLYWFDLDNIYTGLAFYFLGLLGYWGSLVFYNSYLPDIAFEEQQDKISAKGYSMGYIGSVLLLIINLAMIMKPKLFGITGTDGEAAMKAMRYSFIMVGVWWILFSQYTYYYLPKGSKANGQKLTSSVVFNGFKELKKVWALLKDNIALRRYLSGFFVSSMAVQTVMLVATYFGAQEIEWATKEDSTIGLIKCILIIQLVAVVGAVLTSRASAKFGNIPTLIVINSIWAVFCALAYFIVLPMHFYVMATIAGFVMGGIQALSRSTYSKLLPETEDTASFFSFYDVAEKIGIVIGMCVYGIIDQITGSPRAAIVILAIFFVTAIFLLRRVPKKAL; this is encoded by the coding sequence ATGAAGAACCTACAAAAAGGAGATAAGAAATTATTGAATGCCTGGGCATTTTACGACTGGGCCAATTCGGTTTATACATTAACGATTGCTTCGGCAGTATTTCCCATATTTTATGAAGCCTTATTTACAGATCGCGACCATTATATTGATGTATTTGGAATGCACCTTAAAAATTCAGCCTTAATTAGTTTTATTACCGCAGCAGCCTTTTTGGTAGTGTCTTTTATCTCTCCTTTATTATCCGGAATTGCCGACTATGTGGGGAATAAAAAAGCTTTCATGAAATTCTTTTGTTATATGGGAGCCTTGTCCTGCATGGGACTGTATTGGTTTGATCTCGATAATATTTATACAGGATTAGCCTTTTATTTCTTAGGATTGCTGGGATATTGGGGAAGTTTGGTTTTTTATAATTCTTACCTGCCGGATATTGCTTTTGAAGAACAGCAGGACAAAATTAGCGCCAAAGGGTATTCTATGGGGTATATTGGTAGTGTATTGTTGCTGATTATCAATTTAGCAATGATTATGAAACCAAAACTTTTTGGTATTACCGGAACCGATGGAGAAGCTGCGATGAAAGCCATGCGTTACTCTTTTATAATGGTTGGAGTCTGGTGGATTCTATTCAGCCAGTATACCTACTATTATCTGCCAAAAGGAAGTAAAGCGAATGGTCAGAAATTAACCAGCTCGGTTGTTTTTAATGGCTTTAAAGAGTTAAAAAAGGTTTGGGCTTTGCTGAAAGATAACATTGCCCTAAGAAGATATTTAAGCGGTTTTTTTGTTTCAAGTATGGCGGTGCAAACGGTAATGCTTGTAGCGACTTATTTTGGAGCGCAGGAAATTGAGTGGGCAACCAAAGAAGATAGTACCATTGGATTAATAAAATGTATTTTGATTATCCAGTTAGTAGCAGTTGTTGGAGCAGTTTTAACCTCAAGAGCATCGGCTAAGTTTGGAAACATTCCAACCTTGATTGTTATCAATAGTATTTGGGCTGTGTTTTGTGCTTTGGCGTACTTTATAGTATTACCGATGCATTTTTATGTGATGGCAACTATAGCTGGATTTGTGATGGGTGGAATTCAGGCATTGTCCCGTTCGACTTATTCAAAATTATTACCGGAAACAGAAGACACTGCTTCTTTCTTTAGTTTTTATGATGTAGCGGAGAAAATCGGAATTGTAATCGGAATGTGTGTTTATGGAATCATCGATCAAATCACCGGAAGTCCGCGTGCCGCAATTGTGATTTTGGCCATCTTCTTCGTTACTGCCATTTTCCTTTTAAGACGAGTACCAAAAAAGGCACTTTAA
- a CDS encoding S41 family peptidase: MKGKISLWSAMALFFINVSVSSAQGFDFRDLKAKDYMEDLALLKEIIEKQHPDPFKFITKEQWENHFKKSYKELDKEPTYLKFLNCIPKIKDGHFSIYARDEFLDEYMKEKYTYFPVSVIILENRMFVNTKNSKIPFLSEITEINKRPISDIINEIAGHVQGEGNIKSSVEDFITNDFSVSYSVYINSGVNSFEVRFKNSLSGNTVVNLEAIDYYELYSEREKKIAPLNKLELSSSIDYRFYKQKSTGKLTINTFDISEAEAYQKFKDFFTKIKEYGYENVIIDVRTNRGGNPQIAAVLYSFIASGNFRNEFNYKAKAIKFVHPEFLVNDNGVQVPESEVKSYENFIYQRFDLKDEMYIGNQRANAEITEDFPADKGAFSGKVYVLTSGNTYSASVYFAKLIVENKRGIIVGKETGGSDGNTFAGYFLNYKLPKTKSTMRFSFTELFFGKNFQKVDTGVLPDKKLLLEERLSYLSQEKDPEVAYIFEKLIDQ; encoded by the coding sequence ATGAAAGGGAAAATTAGTTTATGGAGCGCTATGGCATTATTTTTTATTAACGTAAGTGTAAGTTCTGCTCAAGGGTTTGACTTTAGAGATCTAAAAGCCAAAGATTATATGGAAGATTTGGCCTTACTAAAAGAAATTATCGAGAAGCAACACCCGGATCCGTTTAAATTTATTACAAAGGAGCAGTGGGAGAATCATTTTAAAAAAAGTTACAAAGAGCTGGATAAAGAACCTACCTATTTAAAATTTTTGAACTGTATACCCAAGATTAAAGATGGTCATTTTTCAATATATGCCAGGGATGAATTTCTTGATGAATACATGAAAGAAAAGTATACCTATTTCCCTGTTTCTGTTATTATACTTGAGAATAGAATGTTTGTAAATACTAAAAATTCTAAAATCCCTTTTTTAAGTGAAATTACCGAAATCAATAAGCGACCGATATCTGATATAATTAATGAAATTGCTGGGCATGTCCAAGGGGAAGGAAATATTAAATCAAGTGTTGAAGACTTTATTACAAATGATTTTTCTGTAAGTTATTCGGTTTATATTAATTCTGGAGTGAATAGTTTTGAAGTTAGATTTAAAAATTCATTGTCCGGTAACACTGTTGTGAATCTGGAAGCAATTGATTATTATGAGTTATATTCAGAGAGGGAAAAGAAAATAGCTCCATTAAACAAATTGGAGCTTAGTTCAAGTATAGATTACAGATTTTATAAGCAAAAATCAACAGGAAAACTGACAATCAATACTTTTGACATCTCTGAGGCTGAAGCATATCAGAAGTTTAAAGATTTTTTTACTAAAATTAAAGAGTATGGTTATGAAAATGTGATAATAGATGTAAGAACTAATAGAGGAGGTAATCCTCAAATAGCGGCAGTTTTGTATTCATTTATTGCCAGTGGAAATTTTAGAAATGAATTTAACTACAAAGCAAAGGCTATAAAATTTGTGCATCCTGAATTTTTAGTCAATGATAATGGTGTTCAGGTTCCTGAAAGTGAAGTTAAAAGCTATGAAAATTTTATTTACCAAAGATTTGACTTAAAAGACGAAATGTACATTGGAAACCAAAGAGCGAATGCTGAAATAACAGAAGATTTTCCTGCTGATAAAGGGGCTTTTAGTGGAAAAGTGTATGTCCTGACAAGTGGAAATACGTATTCTGCATCTGTCTATTTTGCCAAGTTAATAGTAGAAAACAAAAGAGGAATTATTGTAGGGAAAGAAACGGGAGGAAGTGATGGTAATACCTTTGCTGGGTACTTTTTAAATTATAAGTTGCCCAAAACAAAATCGACAATGAGGTTCTCTTTCACAGAACTGTTTTTTGGGAAAAATTTTCAAAAGGTTGATACAGGAGTGCTACCGGATAAAAAACTTCTTTTAGAGGAAAGATTATCGTATTTATCCCAGGAAAAAGATCCTGAGGTTGCTTATATTTTTGAGAAGTTAATAGATCAATAA
- a CDS encoding M48 family metallopeptidase, protein MRKHLASGLLAVVLAAGCATNPITGKQNLNFVSNSELFPSSFQQYNTFISENKVITGTADAKKVELVGGRIKAAAEKYLIYLGQSQYLKDYRWEYKLVDNKEVNAWCMPGGKIVVYSGILPITQNDSGLATVMGHEVSHALANHGAQRMSAAQLQQIGSVALGAATSGKTQQTQEIFAQAYGLGTQVGVMLPFSRSNETEADKIGLTLMAIAGYNPDDAISFWSRMSAKSGGSGTPEFMSTHPSDASRIANIRALIPEARATALKVGIIK, encoded by the coding sequence ATGAGAAAACATTTAGCATCAGGCTTACTTGCCGTTGTTTTAGCGGCCGGTTGTGCGACCAATCCGATTACAGGAAAACAAAACTTGAATTTTGTTTCAAACAGTGAATTATTTCCATCTTCGTTTCAGCAATACAATACGTTCATATCCGAAAACAAGGTAATTACGGGAACTGCAGATGCGAAAAAAGTAGAATTGGTAGGAGGAAGAATTAAGGCAGCAGCCGAAAAATATTTGATTTACCTGGGACAATCGCAGTATTTGAAAGATTATCGTTGGGAGTACAAACTCGTAGACAATAAAGAGGTGAATGCCTGGTGTATGCCTGGAGGAAAAATTGTGGTATACTCGGGAATTTTACCGATCACACAAAATGATTCCGGTTTAGCTACCGTTATGGGACATGAGGTTTCACACGCTTTAGCAAATCATGGCGCACAAAGAATGAGTGCTGCACAGTTACAGCAAATAGGAAGCGTTGCTTTAGGAGCAGCCACAAGCGGTAAAACCCAGCAAACACAGGAAATATTCGCACAGGCTTATGGTTTAGGTACGCAGGTGGGAGTAATGTTGCCGTTCAGTCGAAGCAATGAAACTGAGGCAGATAAAATTGGTCTGACATTAATGGCCATTGCAGGTTATAATCCGGATGACGCTATTTCGTTCTGGAGCAGGATGTCAGCCAAATCCGGAGGATCGGGAACACCGGAGTTTATGAGTACACACCCTTCTGATGCTTCAAGGATTGCCAATATAAGAGCTTTAATACCCGAAGCAAGAGCAACGGCACTTAAAGTGGGAATTATTAAATAA
- a CDS encoding glycoside hydrolase family 31 protein: protein MITNTALEYKGDLYPSKIISHQHEGDSVFFHTDNKVILKVTILRDSLIRFRFTTKGYFSNDFSYAVDKTQLHGYNFLELTEEEAYFQITTSKVKCKIQKRDLRLAIYDLNDFLILEDELGFHWEESYEYGGNIVKMSKSSKDGECFYGLGDKATQMNLKGKRLENFATDQYAYQKEQDPLYKVVPFYIGLHNKVSYGIFFDNTFRTFFDFCQERRNVTSFWAEGGEMNYYFIYGPQMQDVVTTYTDLTGKPELPPLWVLGYHQCKWSYYPESKVKEITSKFRELKIPCDAIYLDIDYMEGFRCFTWNKNYFPDPKKMVAELAEDGFKTVVIIDPGIKIDKDYWVYQEALEKDYFCKRADGPYMKGKVWPGECNFPDYTNPVVREWWAGLFKELISDIGVKGVWNDMNEPAVMEVPNKTFPTDVRHVYDGNPCSHRKAHNIYGTQMARATYHGVKRFVYPKRPFVITRSAYSGAQRYTSSWTGDNVATWEHLWIANIQVQRMSISGMGFTGSDIGGFAEQPTGELYARWIQLGVFHPFCRTHSSGDHGNQEPWAFDEEVINITRKFVSLRYQLLPYLYTMFWQYIEEGVPMLKPLVYYDQEDTQTHYRNDEFIFGNQILVCPILEPNAVGRRMYIPRGEWYNYWTNEFATGGREVWIDTKFDEIPVFVKAGAVIPKYPVQQYVGELEFDELTLDLYFKLGKEKSVVYEDAQDGYDYKKGRYSFLSFSTIGKEKELIVQLHKEGKYDTPYSKYKINLIGLPFKVAEIEIDNEKIAFDKEGFELNHFLIVDKEFNELHIIGE, encoded by the coding sequence ATGATTACAAATACAGCATTAGAATACAAGGGCGATTTATATCCATCAAAAATTATCTCGCATCAACATGAAGGAGATTCTGTTTTTTTTCATACCGACAATAAAGTAATCTTAAAAGTCACTATTCTTAGAGACAGTTTGATTCGTTTTCGTTTTACCACAAAAGGGTATTTTAGTAATGATTTTTCGTATGCCGTTGATAAAACACAGCTTCACGGTTATAATTTTTTAGAACTTACAGAAGAAGAAGCCTATTTTCAAATCACGACCAGTAAAGTAAAATGTAAAATTCAAAAAAGAGATTTGCGTCTTGCTATTTACGATTTAAACGATTTTCTTATTCTGGAAGATGAACTTGGTTTTCATTGGGAAGAAAGTTACGAATACGGGGGAAATATCGTAAAAATGAGTAAATCTTCTAAAGATGGAGAATGTTTTTACGGTCTGGGAGACAAAGCAACGCAGATGAATCTAAAAGGCAAGAGACTTGAAAATTTTGCCACTGATCAATATGCTTACCAAAAAGAACAGGATCCGTTATACAAAGTGGTTCCGTTTTATATTGGTTTGCACAACAAAGTATCGTATGGAATCTTTTTCGACAATACTTTCAGAACCTTTTTTGATTTTTGTCAGGAAAGAAGAAACGTTACCAGTTTTTGGGCAGAAGGAGGAGAGATGAATTATTATTTCATCTACGGTCCGCAAATGCAGGATGTAGTAACCACTTATACCGATTTGACCGGAAAACCGGAACTGCCGCCACTTTGGGTTTTAGGATACCATCAATGCAAATGGAGTTATTATCCTGAAAGTAAAGTAAAAGAAATCACCTCAAAATTCAGAGAACTCAAAATTCCGTGTGACGCCATCTATCTCGATATTGATTATATGGAAGGATTTCGATGTTTTACCTGGAACAAAAACTATTTTCCCGATCCTAAAAAAATGGTAGCCGAATTGGCCGAAGACGGTTTTAAAACAGTAGTTATCATAGATCCGGGAATCAAAATAGACAAAGATTACTGGGTGTATCAGGAAGCCTTAGAAAAAGATTACTTCTGCAAAAGAGCCGATGGGCCTTATATGAAAGGGAAAGTCTGGCCAGGCGAATGTAATTTTCCCGATTATACAAATCCCGTTGTAAGAGAATGGTGGGCTGGATTATTTAAAGAATTAATTTCAGATATTGGTGTTAAAGGAGTTTGGAACGATATGAACGAACCCGCTGTAATGGAAGTTCCCAACAAAACATTTCCCACAGATGTACGTCACGTATACGACGGAAATCCATGCAGCCATCGAAAAGCACACAATATTTACGGCACACAAATGGCCAGAGCCACTTATCATGGGGTAAAACGTTTTGTCTATCCTAAGCGCCCCTTTGTGATTACCAGGTCGGCCTACTCCGGGGCACAGCGTTATACCTCTTCCTGGACAGGTGACAATGTCGCTACCTGGGAGCATTTATGGATTGCCAATATTCAGGTACAAAGAATGAGCATATCCGGAATGGGATTTACAGGTTCTGATATTGGAGGTTTTGCCGAACAGCCTACCGGAGAATTGTATGCCCGCTGGATTCAGTTAGGCGTATTTCACCCGTTTTGCAGAACGCATTCTTCCGGAGATCATGGCAATCAGGAGCCCTGGGCATTTGATGAAGAAGTCATCAATATTACCCGTAAGTTTGTCAGTCTGCGCTATCAGTTACTCCCTTATTTATACACCATGTTCTGGCAGTATATTGAAGAAGGAGTTCCGATGTTAAAACCATTAGTATATTACGATCAGGAAGATACCCAAACCCATTATCGTAATGATGAATTCATCTTTGGGAATCAAATTTTAGTATGTCCGATACTCGAACCAAACGCTGTCGGCAGACGAATGTACATTCCAAGAGGAGAGTGGTACAATTACTGGACCAATGAATTCGCAACAGGAGGCAGAGAAGTTTGGATTGATACTAAATTTGATGAAATTCCGGTTTTTGTAAAAGCAGGAGCTGTTATTCCGAAATATCCCGTACAGCAATATGTTGGCGAACTCGAATTTGATGAACTAACACTCGATTTGTACTTCAAACTCGGAAAAGAAAAGTCAGTCGTTTACGAAGATGCACAGGACGGATACGATTACAAAAAAGGACGTTACAGCTTTTTATCTTTCAGTACTATTGGAAAAGAGAAAGAGCTTATCGTTCAGTTGCACAAAGAAGGAAAGTATGATACACCGTACAGTAAGTATAAAATCAATTTAATCGGACTGCCTTTTAAAGTGGCTGAAATTGAAATCGATAATGAGAAAATAGCATTTGACAAGGAAGGTTTTGAACTTAATCATTTTTTAATCGTCGATAAAGAGTTTAACGAACTTCATATCATTGGCGAATAG
- the glgB gene encoding 1,4-alpha-glucan branching protein GlgB, whose product MSKVITHSLFTEFDINLFKAGKHYQLYEKLGAHLIEVDGVKGVYFAVWAPTAQSVSVVGDFNYWTQGEHLLQVRWDSSGIWEGFIPEISKGALYKYKIQSNIDGIVTEKADPFALYCEKPPHTASVVWDLDYNWKDEKWMQLRQENNALDKPHSVYEVHLGSWKRGEHNRFLTYLELADDLVAYVKETGFTHVEFMPIMEYPYDPSWGYQLTGYFAPTSRFGKPQDFMVLVDKLHQAGIGVILDWVPSHFPDDAHGLGFFDGSHLYEHPDRRKGYHPDWKSLVFNYGRNEVRAFLISNAVFWLKHYHADGLRVDAVASMLYLDYSRNEGEWEPNIYGGRENLDTISFLKEFNEVIYANFDGVQTIAEESTSFPMVSRPTFTGGLGFGMKWMMGWMHDTLKYFQKETVYRKYHQNELTFSMTYAFTENFMLPFSHDEVVYGKKSIANKMPGDEWQKFANLRLLYGYMFTHPGAKLLFMGSEFGQSDEWNFEKSLDWHLLQYDYHFGIKKVITDLNQLYKIRPALYEKQFSGEGFEWINYSDHQNAVLSYIRKGNNPKENLIIVGNFTQLVRENYRIGISEKGKLQEIFNSDAVIYGGSGVGNPQALTIESSPYDGRDYSVALNLPPLSITVYSFV is encoded by the coding sequence ATGTCTAAAGTAATTACGCATTCTCTCTTTACCGAATTTGATATTAATTTATTCAAAGCAGGAAAGCACTATCAGTTATACGAAAAATTAGGAGCGCATTTAATTGAAGTTGATGGGGTAAAAGGAGTGTATTTTGCCGTGTGGGCTCCAACAGCGCAATCGGTTTCTGTTGTGGGCGATTTTAATTATTGGACACAAGGTGAACATCTTTTACAGGTACGCTGGGATTCTTCGGGTATTTGGGAAGGATTTATTCCGGAGATTTCAAAAGGGGCTTTGTATAAATATAAAATTCAATCGAATATTGACGGAATCGTTACCGAAAAAGCAGACCCTTTTGCTTTATATTGCGAAAAACCACCTCATACCGCTTCTGTGGTCTGGGATTTGGATTATAACTGGAAGGATGAAAAATGGATGCAATTGCGTCAGGAGAATAATGCATTAGACAAACCTCACTCGGTGTACGAAGTGCATTTGGGATCCTGGAAACGCGGAGAACATAATCGCTTTCTAACCTATTTAGAACTGGCAGATGATTTGGTTGCGTATGTAAAGGAAACCGGTTTTACGCATGTAGAATTTATGCCAATTATGGAATATCCTTACGATCCTTCATGGGGATACCAGCTCACAGGATATTTTGCACCGACTTCGCGTTTCGGAAAACCACAGGACTTTATGGTTTTGGTAGATAAATTACACCAGGCCGGTATTGGTGTTATTCTAGACTGGGTGCCGTCGCATTTTCCTGACGATGCACACGGTTTGGGCTTTTTTGACGGATCGCATTTATACGAACATCCGGATCGTAGAAAAGGATATCATCCGGATTGGAAAAGTTTGGTTTTTAATTACGGACGTAATGAAGTTCGCGCTTTCCTCATCAGCAATGCCGTTTTCTGGTTGAAGCATTACCATGCCGATGGTTTGCGTGTGGATGCCGTAGCGTCTATGTTGTATCTCGATTATTCGAGAAACGAAGGGGAGTGGGAACCGAATATTTACGGAGGAAGAGAAAATTTAGATACGATAAGTTTTCTTAAAGAATTCAATGAAGTAATCTATGCTAATTTTGATGGAGTTCAAACTATTGCTGAAGAAAGTACTTCGTTTCCAATGGTTTCCAGACCAACTTTTACAGGAGGTTTGGGCTTCGGAATGAAATGGATGATGGGCTGGATGCACGATACTTTAAAATACTTTCAGAAAGAAACCGTTTACCGAAAATACCATCAGAACGAGTTGACTTTTTCGATGACTTATGCTTTTACGGAGAATTTTATGCTGCCGTTTTCGCATGACGAAGTGGTGTATGGAAAAAAATCGATTGCCAATAAAATGCCGGGTGACGAATGGCAGAAATTTGCCAATTTAAGATTGCTGTACGGTTATATGTTCACACATCCGGGAGCTAAGTTATTGTTTATGGGATCTGAATTCGGGCAAAGCGATGAATGGAATTTTGAGAAAAGTCTGGATTGGCATTTACTGCAATACGATTACCATTTCGGAATTAAAAAAGTAATTACAGATTTGAATCAATTATACAAAATTCGTCCTGCATTGTATGAAAAACAATTTTCGGGAGAAGGTTTTGAGTGGATCAATTATTCAGACCATCAGAATGCGGTTTTATCGTACATTCGAAAAGGAAACAATCCAAAAGAAAATCTAATTATCGTTGGCAATTTTACACAACTAGTCCGCGAAAATTACAGAATAGGAATTTCGGAAAAGGGTAAGCTGCAGGAAATTTTTAATAGTGACGCTGTTATTTATGGAGGAAGCGGTGTAGGAAATCCTCAGGCATTAACAATAGAGTCATCGCCTTATGACGGGAGAGATTATTCGGTAGCTTTAAATTTACCGCCTTTAAGTATAACCGTTTATTCATTTGTATAA